The DNA window TCCCCCTGCTGCGCACCGACGCGGCCACCGGCCCCTTGCCGCCCGGCAGCGAAGAGTTCGGCTGCCAGGCCATCTGGGCCGACTACCTTTATTACCTTGTGCAGCCCGAAGACCTGAAGTAGCCCGCATTCGTTCACCATGCGTCGCCTGATAAACCTGCGTCGCCGGAGATCTTGCAGAGTACAGAGTTCAATCCGGCAATCAGGCGTTCACATCGACGACGATGCGGCCCTGGACCTGCCCCTTCAGGATGTCGGCGGCCAGCGCGGGAACGTCGGCGAGTCTGGCGGGACGGATCATCGCGTCCAGCTTCTCCAGCGGCAGATCATTGGCGATGCGCAGCCATCCCCGCAGGCGATTCTCATAAGGCTGCATCACGCTGTCGATTCCCAGCAGGTTGACGCCGCGCAGCAGGAAAGGAATCACGCTGGCAGGCAGCGAGGCGCCGCCGGCCAGTCCCACGGCGGAGACCGACGCGCCGTACTTCATTTGCCCCAGCACCCGAGCGAGCATTTCCCCGCCCACGGCGTCGACACACCCTGCCCAGGTTTCGGCTTCAAGCGGCCGGCGGGAGACGGAGTCGATTTCCTCCCGGGCGACGATGCGACTTGCCCCCAGCGATTGGAGATAGTCGGCCGTCTCGGGCCGCCCCGTCACGGCAGCAACCTGATACCCCAGGTTGCCCAGAATGGCGGTCGCGATCGAGCCCACCCCGCCGGCGGCGCCGGTGACCAGCACCTCTCCCTGGTCGGGCTGCAGTCCGTGGTCTTCCAGCGCCATGACCGCCAGGATCGCCGCGAAGCCGGCCGTTCCCACCGCCATCGCCTGGCGAGTCGACAAGCCTTCCGGCAAAGGAACCAGCCAGTCGGCTTGAACGCGCGCCTTTTGCGCAAAGCCGCCCCAGTGGATCTCTCCCACGCGCCAACCGGTCAGCACGACCTTGTCGCCCGGCTGGTAACGCGAATCAACCGAGGACTCCACAGTCCCTGCAAAGTCGATCCCCGGCACATGGGGGTACTGCCGCACCAGTCCGTTTTTCGGCTGCAGGCAGAGGCCGTCTTTGTAGTTGACCGTGCTGTATTCCACCGCCACCGTCACCTCGCCGGCGGGTAACTGCTCTTCTGTCAGCGACTGCACGGTTGCGGAAACAGTTGCTTCGTCGGTCTTTTCAACAACCAGGGCGTGAAAAGTCATTGGTATTTCTCGTATTCGATTGAGTAAGAAATCAGGGCTGCGGATATCCAGCGATCGTCCTGCATAATTCTGAAGGTCAACGGCCAGCGAAGCAATGGCTGTCCGTCCCAGAAGAGTTCAGGTAACTTATTCTCCAGCGAACGCTCGCCAGTCCCTGCCTGAAAAATGATCATGGACTTTGCCGGGCTCCCCTGGCAGGAAGGGGAGCCGTGTTCCCCCAGGTTCTCTCGCCCCAAGGAAATTGAAACGATGTCTAAGGAAAAAACGTCGCTGGGATTCAAACGCAGCATTCTGGCCCAGAGCCAGCAGGAGAAGACGACTCAGACGCTGCAGCAGACGCTGTTCGATCTTGTCGACCTGGCCCTGCAGGGAAAACAGGCGCACTGGAACGTGGTCGGCGCCCATTTCCGCAGCGTCCATCTGCAGCTCGATGAGATCATCGACTCCCTTCGAGAGGCGTCCGACGAAGTGGCGGAGCGGATCGCGACGCTAGGCGTCTCTCCCGAGGGACGCAGCGCAGCCGTCGCCGAACACACTCGCCTGGAGGCTTACCCGGCAGGCGGGCAGTCCACCGCCGCGACCGTATCAAATTTTGCCGACCGGCTGGCAAGCACGATCCAAGGTTTGCGACAGGCAATTGAAACGGTGGGCGAACTCGACCCGATCAGCGAAGACCTTCTGATCGGCGTCTCCGCGTCGCTGGAAAAACATCTGTGGATGCTGCAGGCCCAGGAAGACTGATCGACTCCCGGCTCTCCGTCCTGGCAGATCCGCGAGCTGGCAATGCCGAAGTGCATCACGCCGCCGTCCCGCACGCCAGTTCGTGCGGGCGACAGTCGTGTGATTGACACGATTGCGCCTGCTTTCGCTTTCCAGCTATTTCAACCTGCCAATGTATTGAATCCGGCAATCGGGCAATTTGGCTTCCAGGGCGGCGACTCCGGCCGGCGTCGCGTCGGAGACTAACAGGACGAGCGACCGCAGTTGCGGCATCGCCGCCAGTTCCGGGAGGCCCGCATCGGTGATGGTGGTGGAACCCAGATCAAGTGACCTCAATCTCCGCGCAGGCGGGCTGGTTACGGCGACTTCTGGTGCGAGAGTAACCAGGTGTAAAACTCGGGATTGTCGTAGGTGACGGTCCAGCAATCTTGGGGCAGATCGGGATAGATCGTGAGCTTCGCTTGACCGCCTGCGTCGGTGATTGCTGCGGCCATGTCTTTGGCGTTTTGCACCGTTTCCTGTCTGTCCTTGGCTCCACAAAACACCCATGCTGGCAGACCAGCCACTTTCTTGGCGTTCGTCAGTTCGGTGCGTCCGCAGAGGGGAGCGATGGCGGCGAATTTGTCCGGCTCGCTGGCCGCCAGCGACCAGGTTCCCGATCCGCCCATGCTAAGGCCGGTCAGGTAGATCCGATTCTTGTCGGCGTGATACCGGTCGACGATCTCGTCCAGTAATTCGGACAGCACGGCGGCGTCCCAGCGTTGGTCCGTGGGACATTGCGGCGAGACAAGCAGAAAAGGCAGCGATTTGTTTTCGACAATCCGCGGCGGACCGTGTTTTTTCACCGCCGCCAGGTTATCGATACCGCGTTCGCCCGAGCCGTGCAGGAACAGCAGAACCGGCGCCTCCTGCTTGTCAAAGTTGTCGGGCAGATACAACAGATAGCCCAGTTTTGCTTGCGGGTTCTTCTTGCTGACGAACTGCTGCTCGACCTGTTCCCCGGCAGCAGGCTTGGCCGGCGCAGCGGAAGTTGCCGTCGCTTCTTGTCCTTCAAGAGTTGGTACAGGAAACATGAACAGCAAGGCCAGGAAAAAGAGCTGGGCGGCGCGCATGGTAATCACCAAAAACGAGTGCGAGAGGAAGTAAACGGTCTCCCTGATAGAATACCAGCGCGCTAGCGCCAAAACGTGGCGTCATCCAAGAAAGCGGAACGTCTTGCGAATTCGACGGTTCGGGCTTGTTTCGGTCGACCGAAATCCATCCTGGAGGAGGCTAGTGGTGCGTCAAACCATAAAACCAGGTTTCTCTAAATCAGCCGCCGGGCGCTAGCCCAATGGCACTCACTTTGGCTCGTTTTCGGGTTGGTTCCAGGGTGGAGATCTTTTTTTAAAATGCGAGGATTTGGAGCGGCGTTTGTAGCTTTCGCGGGAGTAGCTCCGGCCGGGGCGGTTCGGCAATTTCTCTCGCGCTGCGTACTTGAGCGCTCGTGCGTAAGCCGTGCGCCAGGCGCCGGCGTCGGGGAATGTTTTTTGGAGCAGGAAGATGCGGAACACGTCCCACACGCCGGTGAAGCTGAGCCGCCGCGGCGGTACGTTGGCCTGTTCCGCCGCCTGTTTGCGGAACTGGATCGTCAGGTTATAGGCCACGATCGACGCCATCAGTTCTTTGCGGAACATCTCAGGACTCTTGGCGAGGATGTTCTCGATGTCGAGCGTCACCTTGATCTGTGAGAGATCTGTTTCCACACGCCACCGCTGACTATACAAATCGGCGATGACGTCCAATTCGTCGGTCAGGTCGGTCGCCAGATAGATTGTTTCGCCGTGGACGCTTTCGAACACGTGCAGCCGAATCGGCAGCGAGAAGTCCTCCGGCAATTGAGGATTGTCGCGCAGCTCGCGGCGACTGGGCGTCCATTGTCCTCGATACGTTTTCCAGTCCTCGCCTTGTTCGATCAACTCGGCGTCCTTTTGCAGCCGGCGAAAGCGATCCTTCTTCATCCGCACCACGAAGCGTTGATTGGCCGTGTGGAACTCGTAGGCGACACGCGTAATGCCGTAAGCTGTGTCGACCAGAATCACCGAATCGGCCGGGATGCGTTGTAAATGATCGTGGATCAGGCTGGTTTCCGAGACCGCCTGGTCGCCGTACATCGCACCGATTTCCGGGGGCAACGCCGCTCCACTTTCGACCTCATGAGCCACGACCAGATAGGCCATCGGCCAGGCCGACTCTCCGTACTGATTGGAAGCGGGCGGGAAGACGTCGTACAGTTCCCATTCCGGTCCCAGCGAGATCGTCGTGCCGTCCAGCGCGAACACGCGTCGCCCGCCGAAGGTGGGCGGAGCGTTGTCGACCAGCGACCGCCAGACGGCGTTGCAGAGCCACATGACGGTCTCCAGCGACAAACGGCTCCGGCCCCGGGAGTACGCCGCGGTGCTGGAAGAGAGGGTCGCTTCTTCGATGCGTTTATTGTCGGGCACGATGTCCGGGCACTGCTCGATCAAGGCCTTGACCGCCTCGGCCATCGAGCAACCGCCGCGCAATCGCTGCCAGACCAACAGCCACAGGACGACGCCAGACGTGTAAATCGTTTGGGCGTGGGAGGGCTGCAACTCATCGGCCTGGCGGAGATCCACGATCTCTTCCAACTGGGCAAACACGGCGTCAAACTCCGCCGCCCGCGCCTGCTCAGATTTCTGTGCTTTCTGCTTACGTTTCTGTTTGGCCGCCATCGCAAGACTCCTTATCAATGAGTAAGAGGTCAGGAAGGGGCGCAAATTTCATGCCAAAACATGCGGCGCAAAATTCATGCCAAAAACCACCCCAGGCAACGGATTTGGTAAAAACAGTGCCATTGGGCGCTAGCCCCCGGTTTTTTTGGCAGCACAGCAGTACGGCCGACATCGCTCACTCTAAGATTGAAGATTGACGCAGCATTAGTGCTGCGTCAAGGCAAAGAGTTCGGGTTCTTCCCATTAGCCGTTTTGGCGATAGCCACGGTTAACTAAAAGGAACAGCGGCTCGCGCGAAAATGGCCAAACCTAAAATTGAAACTTGACGCACCACTAGTGCGGGGGCGTCGCCAGTTTTTGTCACGGGCCGCCTGCGGCTTACTGCGCTTCTATGCGGACGAAGTCGTTGACAATTGCTTTCCCGGTGGGAACCGTGAAGGTATGCGTCTCCGCTCCGGCCGGGATTTGCTCGGTATGAGTTTTGGACTGGGCGCCTTCCTTCCAGCCGAAGCTGACGATCGTCGCCTGGGGAACGTTCGTTTGGTACAGACCATAAAGGCGCACATCGAACAGGCCCGTGCTGTAGCCGCCCTGGTAGACCTGGACTTTGACCAGGGCGGAGCGGACGTCGGCGTCGCTGACGTCCGCGGAGCCGTACATCCAGCCGTTGGAGTAATCGTTGTCGGTGGGCAGTTCGGCCTTGCCCAGCGGGCGCCAGGACTTGCCGCCATCGGTGGAGACTTCCAGCTTGAAGTCGGTCCCGCTCGGGGTGGGCGAACGGACCTTGAAGTTCGCGGCGGCGGTCACCTGGCGAAGCATCCCCGGCGAGTCGACTTGGAAGACCACCACGCCTGGCTTGTTGTCGGTGGTCTGGTACGCCATGTCCCGCAGGACCTGGCTTCCTTTGAAGACCATGTTTTTCGATCGCAGGGCGACCGCTTCGACCTGGGCGATGGTTGCTTCGCTGCGTGCGAAGTTCGGCCTGACAGCAACGACGCCGCGGGAGGCGCAGCGATACGTCACCTGCGAGCCGTCGGCCTGCAGCTGCGGGTACATCGCCTGGTTCATTTGACAAGTGGTGGCGAAGGTCACGGCGTTGAGGCCGCTGTCGCCCTTCATCCCCAGACGAATCCGCCAGTCGTGTCGACCCTTGAGCTGCTCGGTCAGATCCAACCGGAATTCGCCGCTGAGGTTGCCGGCAGGCTTCCAGCTGAGCCCTTGGTCGGTCGACACTTCCACGCCGAGCTGGCCGATTGCCTGGCCGGTCATCACCACGCCGTCGGTCGCCTTGCCACCCATCGGATTCTTGTCATCCACCGGATCGCCAGCGATCACGTACGGCGAGCAATGGCTAAAGACGATGCTGGCGGGCTGGCCGTCGCGGCTCTTGA is part of the Lignipirellula cremea genome and encodes:
- a CDS encoding MDR family oxidoreductase, coding for MTFHALVVEKTDEATVSATVQSLTEEQLPAGEVTVAVEYSTVNYKDGLCLQPKNGLVRQYPHVPGIDFAGTVESSVDSRYQPGDKVVLTGWRVGEIHWGGFAQKARVQADWLVPLPEGLSTRQAMAVGTAGFAAILAVMALEDHGLQPDQGEVLVTGAAGGVGSIATAILGNLGYQVAAVTGRPETADYLQSLGASRIVAREEIDSVSRRPLEAETWAGCVDAVGGEMLARVLGQMKYGASVSAVGLAGGASLPASVIPFLLRGVNLLGIDSVMQPYENRLRGWLRIANDLPLEKLDAMIRPARLADVPALAADILKGQVQGRIVVDVNA
- a CDS encoding carboxylesterase family protein — translated: MRAAQLFFLALLFMFPVPTLEGQEATATSAAPAKPAAGEQVEQQFVSKKNPQAKLGYLLYLPDNFDKQEAPVLLFLHGSGERGIDNLAAVKKHGPPRIVENKSLPFLLVSPQCPTDQRWDAAVLSELLDEIVDRYHADKNRIYLTGLSMGGSGTWSLAASEPDKFAAIAPLCGRTELTNAKKVAGLPAWVFCGAKDRQETVQNAKDMAAAITDAGGQAKLTIYPDLPQDCWTVTYDNPEFYTWLLSHQKSP
- the dps gene encoding DNA starvation/stationary phase protection protein Dps — its product is MSKEKTSLGFKRSILAQSQQEKTTQTLQQTLFDLVDLALQGKQAHWNVVGAHFRSVHLQLDEIIDSLREASDEVAERIATLGVSPEGRSAAVAEHTRLEAYPAGGQSTAATVSNFADRLASTIQGLRQAIETVGELDPISEDLLIGVSASLEKHLWMLQAQED
- a CDS encoding IS4 family transposase, producing MAAKQKRKQKAQKSEQARAAEFDAVFAQLEEIVDLRQADELQPSHAQTIYTSGVVLWLLVWQRLRGGCSMAEAVKALIEQCPDIVPDNKRIEEATLSSSTAAYSRGRSRLSLETVMWLCNAVWRSLVDNAPPTFGGRRVFALDGTTISLGPEWELYDVFPPASNQYGESAWPMAYLVVAHEVESGAALPPEIGAMYGDQAVSETSLIHDHLQRIPADSVILVDTAYGITRVAYEFHTANQRFVVRMKKDRFRRLQKDAELIEQGEDWKTYRGQWTPSRRELRDNPQLPEDFSLPIRLHVFESVHGETIYLATDLTDELDVIADLYSQRWRVETDLSQIKVTLDIENILAKSPEMFRKELMASIVAYNLTIQFRKQAAEQANVPPRRLSFTGVWDVFRIFLLQKTFPDAGAWRTAYARALKYAAREKLPNRPGRSYSRESYKRRSKSSHFKKRSPPWNQPENEPK